In Crassostrea angulata isolate pt1a10 chromosome 6, ASM2561291v2, whole genome shotgun sequence, a genomic segment contains:
- the LOC128188817 gene encoding Y+L amino acid transporter 2-like yields the protein MSGNNGTVKVHPDDKEVVIEEDTTVKLKRELQLHNGVAIIVGVIVGSGIFISPKGVLTESGSVGLSLIVWVLCGVISLVGAMCYAELGTMILKSGADYAYIMEAFGHFPAFLYLWVAIMIIIPTGNAITAQTFAYYVLEPLFPDCEAPGEAVTLLAAVCITLLTFVNAWNVKMAARVQDVFTITKVLALVVIIITGIVYLFIGDRESFEEPFENSETSLGKIALSFYSGLFSYAGWNYLNFVTEELKNPYKNLPRAIGISIPLVTVIYVLANIAYFAVLTPAEMLASKATAVTFAGRTLGVMAWIMPVFVACSTFGSVNGAIFTSSRLYFVGARQGHLPDFLATLNINLFTPLPSLLFGCLMSLVMLCSRDVQVLINYAAFVETLFVTISIAGLIYMRYKFPKRERPIKVAILLPIFFIFICVFLLLMPLTIDANEVLWGIIMILSGVPVYLLGVAWRNKPRAFTGFVDSFTVLSQKVLLTVREEMKED from the exons ATGTCGGGAAATAACGGTACCGTAAAAGTTCATCCGGACGACAAGGAGGTTGTGATAGAAGAAGATACCACAGTCAAACTGAAGAGAGAACTTCAGCTTCACAATGGGGTAGCCATTATTGTTGGGGTTATAGTTGGGAGCGGGATCTTCATATCTCCGAAAGGCGTTTTGACGGAGTCAGGAAGTGTAGGACTTTCCCTCATCGTGTGGGTGCTCTGTGGGGTCATTTCTCTCGTGGGGGCCATGTGCTATGCCGAGCTGGGGACAATGATTCTAAAATCGGGTGCGGACTATGCTTACATTATGGAAGCGTTTGGTCATTTCCCGGCTTTTCTCTACCTATGGGTAGCTATCATGATTATCATTCCCACTGGAAATGCAATTACTGCCCAGACTTTTGCGTATTATGTGTTAGAACCACTGTTCCCCGATTGTGAAGCCCCCGGGGAGGCGGTCACTCTACTAGCAGCTGTTTGTATCA CTCTCCTGACATTTGTAAATGCGTGGAATGTAAAAATGGCAGCCCGGGTCCAAGATGTGTTCACCATCACAAAAGTTCTAGCATTAGTGGTCATCATTATCACTGGAATAGTCTACCTCTTCATTG GTGACAGGGAGAGTTTTGAGGAGCCATTTGAGAACTCAGAAACATCTTTAGGAAAAATAGCCCTGTCCTTTTACTCTGGGCTTTTCTCCTATGCAGGATG gaattatttaaattttgtgaCAGAAGAATTGAAAAATCCATACAA GAATCTACCTCGAGCCATTGGTATATCTATACCATTAGTGACAGTTATATATGTGCTGGCTAATATAGCGTATTTTGCCGTCCTTACTCCGGCTGAGATGTTGGCCTCTAAAGCTACTGCTGTG aCCTTCGCTGGCAGAACTCTTGGGGTGATGGCGTGGATTATGCCTGTTTTTGTGGCATGCTCAACATTCGGCAGTGTAAATGGGGCCATATTTACATCTTCTAG ATTGTACTTTGTTGGGGCCAGACAAGGACATCTCCCAGATTTCCTAGCCACCCTGAACATTAATCTCTTCACGCCTCTTCCATCCCTGTTGTTTGGG TGTCTGATGTCCTTGGTCATGTTGTGTAGTCGAGATGTCCAGGTCCTCATTAACTACGCAGCATTTGTGGAGACCTTGTTTGTCACAATCAGTATTGCCGGCCTCATCTACATGCGATATAAATTTCCCAAACGGGAACGACCcatcaag GTGGCTATACTACTGCCCATTTTCTTCATCTTCATCTGTGTATTCCTGCTGTTAATGCCTCTGACGATTGATGCTAACGAGGTGTTATGGGGCATCATCATGATCTTGTCTGGGGTCCCAGTCTACCTGCTGGGGGTTGCGTGGAGAAACAAACCCCGGGCCTTCACTGGCTTCGTAG ACTCCTTCACGGTGCTGTCTCAGAAGGTGCTATTGACGGTTCGCGAGGAGATGAAGGAAGACTGA
- the LOC128189677 gene encoding cyclin-dependent kinase 10-like isoform X1, giving the protein MEMQSAKESKPGFLSILSGEWIDVPETDRHGKCRSVSGFEKLSRVGEGTYGIVYRARDRKTDTIVALKKMRMEREKNGIPVSGLREINILLNLRHQNIVELHEVVVGKSLESIFLVMEYCEQDLASLLDNMSSPFSEAQVKCIMLQLFKGLRYLHENFIIHRDLKVSNLLMTDTGCVKIADFGLARKYGLPQKPMTPTVVTLWYRAPELLFGAKEQTTAVDMWSTGCIFGELLAHRPLLPGRSDIHQIELIIEMLGTPNDNIWPGFSKLPAMETLSLKKQPYNNIKHTFPWLTDSGVRLLNFLFMYDPSKRATAEDCLDFSYFKEPPLPCDPELMPSFPQHRLKRKAQPEKERGEGSSKQAELSDSLPLPAVSLFCLSRHNFPVLF; this is encoded by the exons atGGAGATGCAATCTGCAAAAGAGTCTAAACCTggatttttgtcaattttatctGGCGAGTGGATTGATGTTCCCGAAACTGATAGA CATGGAAAATGTCGAAGTGTTTCTGGATTTGAGAAGTTGAGCAGAGTTGGAGAGGGTACTTATGGAATTGTGT acagGGCACGAGATAGAAAGACAGACACAATAGTTGCATTAAAGAAAATGAGAATGGAGCGAGAAAAGAATG GGATTCCTGTCAGCGGGCTGAGAGAAATCAACATTTTGTTGAATTTAAGACATCAAAACATTGTAGAACTTCATGAAGTTGTTGTTGGAAAAAGTTTAGAAAG TATTTTCCTGGTGATGGAGTATTGTGAACAAGATTTAGCTTCCCTCCTAGATAACATGTCTTCTCCATTCTCCGAGGCACAG GTGAAGTGCATCATGCTACAGTTGTTTAAAGGCTTGCGCTATCTACATGAAAACTTCATCATACACAGAGATCTAAAGGTGTCAAATCTATTGATGACAGATACCGGCTGTGTGAAAATTG CTGACTTTGGGCTGGCCAGGAAGTATGGGTTACCCCAGAAACCTATGACCCCCACTGTGGTCACTCTCTG GTACAGAGCGCCAGAACTTTTATTCGGAGCCAAAGAGCAGACGACTGCTGTAGATATGTG GTCGACAGGGTGTATATTTGGAGAGCTCCTGGCACACCGCCCCCTGCTCCCCGGGAGATCGGACATCCATCAGATTGAACTCATCATAGAAATGCTTGGGACACCCAATGACAACATCTGGCCG GGATTTTCAAAGTTACCTGCAATGGAGACTCTTTCATTGAAGAAACAGCC GTACAACAACATCAAGCACACCTTCCCCTGGCTGACCGACTCCGGAGTGAGACTACTCAACTTCTTGTTTATGTATGACCCGTCTAAAAG AGCTACTGCAGAAGACTGTCTTGATTTCTCATACTTCAAAGAACCACCACTGC cATGTGACCCTGAGCTGATGCCTTCATTTCCACAACACAGACTGAAAAGAAAAGCACAGCCAGAAAAAGAAAG AGGGGAAGGCAGTAGCAAACAAGCTGAATTATCAGATTCTCTCCCTTTGCCAGCGGTAAGTTTGTTTTGTCTCTCGAGACATAATTTTCCAGTATTGTTTtga
- the LOC128189677 gene encoding cyclin-dependent kinase 10-like isoform X2, producing the protein MEMQSAKESKPGFLSILSGEWIDVPETDRHGKCRSVSGFEKLSRVGEGTYGIVYRARDRKTDTIVALKKMRMEREKNGIPVSGLREINILLNLRHQNIVELHEVVVGKSLESIFLVMEYCEQDLASLLDNMSSPFSEAQVKCIMLQLFKGLRYLHENFIIHRDLKVSNLLMTDTGCVKIADFGLARKYGLPQKPMTPTVVTLWYRAPELLFGAKEQTTAVDMWSTGCIFGELLAHRPLLPGRSDIHQIELIIEMLGTPNDNIWPGFSKLPAMETLSLKKQPYNNIKHTFPWLTDSGVRLLNFLFMYDPSKRATAEDCLDFSYFKEPPLPCDPELMPSFPQHRLKRKAQPEKERGEGSSKQAELSDSLPLPASKKRRSKD; encoded by the exons atGGAGATGCAATCTGCAAAAGAGTCTAAACCTggatttttgtcaattttatctGGCGAGTGGATTGATGTTCCCGAAACTGATAGA CATGGAAAATGTCGAAGTGTTTCTGGATTTGAGAAGTTGAGCAGAGTTGGAGAGGGTACTTATGGAATTGTGT acagGGCACGAGATAGAAAGACAGACACAATAGTTGCATTAAAGAAAATGAGAATGGAGCGAGAAAAGAATG GGATTCCTGTCAGCGGGCTGAGAGAAATCAACATTTTGTTGAATTTAAGACATCAAAACATTGTAGAACTTCATGAAGTTGTTGTTGGAAAAAGTTTAGAAAG TATTTTCCTGGTGATGGAGTATTGTGAACAAGATTTAGCTTCCCTCCTAGATAACATGTCTTCTCCATTCTCCGAGGCACAG GTGAAGTGCATCATGCTACAGTTGTTTAAAGGCTTGCGCTATCTACATGAAAACTTCATCATACACAGAGATCTAAAGGTGTCAAATCTATTGATGACAGATACCGGCTGTGTGAAAATTG CTGACTTTGGGCTGGCCAGGAAGTATGGGTTACCCCAGAAACCTATGACCCCCACTGTGGTCACTCTCTG GTACAGAGCGCCAGAACTTTTATTCGGAGCCAAAGAGCAGACGACTGCTGTAGATATGTG GTCGACAGGGTGTATATTTGGAGAGCTCCTGGCACACCGCCCCCTGCTCCCCGGGAGATCGGACATCCATCAGATTGAACTCATCATAGAAATGCTTGGGACACCCAATGACAACATCTGGCCG GGATTTTCAAAGTTACCTGCAATGGAGACTCTTTCATTGAAGAAACAGCC GTACAACAACATCAAGCACACCTTCCCCTGGCTGACCGACTCCGGAGTGAGACTACTCAACTTCTTGTTTATGTATGACCCGTCTAAAAG AGCTACTGCAGAAGACTGTCTTGATTTCTCATACTTCAAAGAACCACCACTGC cATGTGACCCTGAGCTGATGCCTTCATTTCCACAACACAGACTGAAAAGAAAAGCACAGCCAGAAAAAGAAAG AGGGGAAGGCAGTAGCAAACAAGCTGAATTATCAGATTCTCTCCCTTTGCCAGCG TCAAAAAAGAGAAGATCAAAGGACTGA
- the LOC128189679 gene encoding cytochrome b-245 light chain-like, which produces MRQIEWSMWANEQAIISSSVVLFGGIIGITGFFRAWEIGIYAVVVAVLVFVIEYPRGKRAKGRTTERKFQHPFTRFVNRIGFLGRNYFVRFLFHLILCAPLCFILATIMGGLCLFVTSMIYLVAAFKGEQWSPVGLEEKPVEDNKKELKSFRQPKKPPPRAPPQGIEDNHI; this is translated from the exons ATGCGGCAGATAGAATGGTCAATGTGGGCCAATGAACAGGCTATTATCAGCTCATCTG ttgtCTTGTTCGGTGGAATAATTGGCATCACTGGCTTCTTCAGAGCCTGGGAGATTGGAATATATGCTGT AGTAGTAGCTGTTCTTGTGTTTGTGATTGAATATCCTAGAGGCAAAAGAGCTAAAGGAAGAACTACAGAGCGCAA ATTCCAACATCCATTTACCAGATTTGTAAATCGTATTGGCTTTCTTGGGAGGAACTACTTTGTTAGATTCCTATTTCACCTGAT ATTGTGTGCTCCATTATGCTTCATCCTTGCTACCATTATGGGAGGACTTTGTCTGTTTGTTACCAGTATGATATATCTTGTT GCAGCATTTAAGGGAGAGCAGTGGAGTCCAGTAGGCCTGGAGGAGAAACCAGTTGAGGATAACAAAAAGGAACTCAAGTCCTTCCGTCAACCAAAGAAACCCCCACCCCGTGCGCCTCCCCAGGGGATAGAGGATAACCACATCTAA